In a single window of the candidate division KSB1 bacterium genome:
- a CDS encoding pyridoxal-phosphate dependent enzyme has protein sequence MKNQSYKAWYKCINDCSGTYPLTEIIYRCPKCGDLLEVQHDLKRLSSKSPQKWKELFAERLQNSTGPFASGVWSKKEWICPELEIEHIISIGEGRTPLFPARKLAKHSGIKNLWVKLCGNSHTGSFKDLGMTILVSMVNQVIADGQNIKAVACASTGDTSAALAAYCAAAGIPALVLLPKNKISTAQLIQPIANGTFTLSLDTDFDGCMEIVQKLTESKEIYLANSMNSLRIEGQKTVSIEMLEQLNWQAPDWVIVPGGNLG, from the coding sequence TTGAAAAACCAATCTTACAAAGCCTGGTACAAATGCATCAATGACTGTTCAGGAACTTATCCTCTGACTGAAATCATCTACCGCTGTCCGAAATGCGGCGACTTATTGGAAGTCCAACACGATTTGAAAAGATTGAGCAGCAAATCTCCACAAAAGTGGAAAGAACTTTTTGCTGAACGACTTCAAAACTCCACAGGACCATTTGCCAGCGGCGTCTGGAGTAAAAAAGAGTGGATCTGTCCGGAACTCGAAATTGAACACATCATCTCAATCGGTGAAGGCCGCACTCCCCTGTTCCCGGCCAGAAAACTGGCGAAGCATTCCGGCATCAAAAATCTTTGGGTCAAACTTTGCGGTAACAGCCACACCGGTTCGTTCAAAGATTTGGGAATGACAATACTAGTCTCGATGGTCAATCAAGTGATTGCAGACGGGCAAAACATCAAAGCTGTTGCTTGTGCGTCAACGGGGGATACATCAGCGGCTTTAGCTGCGTATTGTGCTGCTGCCGGAATTCCCGCGCTGGTTCTGCTGCCCAAAAATAAAATCTCAACCGCGCAACTCATTCAACCGATTGCAAATGGCACCTTCACTCTTTCTCTCGACACCGATTTCGACGGCTGCATGGAAATCGTGCAAAAGCTCACGGAATCCAAAGAAATCTACCTGGCCAATTCCATGAATTCGTTGAGGATTGAAGGCCAGAAGACTGTCAGTATTGAAATGCTGGAACAATTAAATTGGCAGGCCCCGGATTGGGTGATCGTTCCGGGTGGCAACCTGGGAAA